From Musa acuminata AAA Group cultivar baxijiao chromosome BXJ3-8, Cavendish_Baxijiao_AAA, whole genome shotgun sequence, one genomic window encodes:
- the LOC103995510 gene encoding probable pectinesterase 53 isoform X1, translated as MAPHLTTIHYLFPSVRVLTFLSLASLSASLENGDDFVRWVSWNVENYKQQSAATFRPSFVFGEPGVVGPRAIDLKLSKAEAAAVRYIVSQDGTGNYRSIREAIGTIPLHNTRRVILEIRPGIYREKIVIPKSMPFITLLGDPASPPIISGNDTAAKMGDNGRALKTFRSPTVAVNSNFFLAAYIQFENTAPVPDVGQRGGQAVAVRVSGDKAAFYNCSFYGEQDTLYDHKGLHYFKNCFIQGSVDFIFGYGRSLYENCYLNSVAKKVAALTAQKRNMASMESGFSFVRSTITGSGLVYLGRAWGDHSRVVFSYTFMDKVVIPQGWNSWRIHRPEARSGVYYGEFQCGGPGANWTGRVHWARLLTHEEAQPFLGTYYVNGDSWLLGPPST; from the exons ATGGCTCCTCACCTTACCACTATCCACTATCTCTTCCCCTCCGTACGAGTTCTCACCTTTCTTTCCTTGGCATCTCTTTCGGCCTCCCTGGAGAACGGAGATGATTTTGTGAGATGGGTGTCTTGGAACGTGGAGAACTATAAGCAGCAGTCCGCCGCCACATTCCGGCCGAGTTTCGTCTTTGGCGAGCCAGGAGTCGTCGGCCCGAGAGCCATCGACCTGAAACTTTCCAAGGCAGAAGCAGCAGCCGTGAGGTATATCGTAAGCCAGGATGGTACTGGCAATTATAGGAGCATAAGGGAAGCCATAGGCACAATCCCGTTGCACAACACGAGGAGAGTGATATTAGAGATCAGACCAGGGATCTATAG GGAGAAGATAGTGATCCCAAAATCCATGCCCTTCATCACCTTGTTAGGTGACCCGGCGAGCCCACCGATCATTAGCGGAAACGACACGGCGGCCAAGATGGGCGACAACGGGAGGGCTCTGAAAACCTTCCGCTCTCCAACCGTTGCGGTTAATTCCAACTTCTTCCTAGCTGCCTACATCCAGTTCGAG AACACAGCTCCGGTCCCGGATGTCGGGCAGAGGGGAGGGCAGGCGGTGGCAGTTCGGGTTTCTGGAGACAAGGCTGCCTTTTACAATTGCAGCTTTTATGGGGAGCAAGACACTCTGTATGATCACAAAGGTCTTCACTACTTCAAGAATTGCTTCATCCAGGGATCAGTGGACTTCATCTTTGGATACGGCAGATCTCTGTACGAA AATTGCTACCTCAACTCCGTAGCGAAGAAGGTTGCAGCACTAACTGCGCAGAAACGGAACATGGCGTCGATGGAGAGCGGGTTCTCGTTCGTCAGGAGCACCATCACGGGAAGCGGCCTGGTGTACCTGGGGAGGGCATGGGGAGACCATTCGAGGGTCGTCTTCTCCTACACATTCATGGACAAGGTGGTCATACCACAAGGCTGGAACAGTTGGCGCATCCACCGCCCTGAAGC CAGAAGCGGGGTGTATTACGGGGAGTTCCAATGCGGTGGGCCTGGTGCTAACTGGACAGGCAGAGTTCACTGGGCTCGTCTACTGACCCACGAGGAAGCACAACCTTTCCTGGGGACGTACTATGTCAATGGCGATTCATGGCTTTTAGGACCACCATCAACGTAA
- the LOC103995510 gene encoding probable pectinesterase 53 isoform X3: protein MAPHLTTIHYLFPSVRVLTFLSLASLSASLENGDDFVRWVSWNVENYKQQSAATFRPSFVFGEPGVVGPRAIDLKLSKAEAAAVREKIVIPKSMPFITLLGDPASPPIISGNDTAAKMGDNGRALKTFRSPTVAVNSNFFLAAYIQFENTAPVPDVGQRGGQAVAVRVSGDKAAFYNCSFYGEQDTLYDHKGLHYFKNCFIQGSVDFIFGYGRSLYENCYLNSVAKKVAALTAQKRNMASMESGFSFVRSTITGSGLVYLGRAWGDHSRVVFSYTFMDKVVIPQGWNSWRIHRPEARSGVYYGEFQCGGPGANWTGRVHWARLLTHEEAQPFLGTYYVNGDSWLLGPPST from the exons ATGGCTCCTCACCTTACCACTATCCACTATCTCTTCCCCTCCGTACGAGTTCTCACCTTTCTTTCCTTGGCATCTCTTTCGGCCTCCCTGGAGAACGGAGATGATTTTGTGAGATGGGTGTCTTGGAACGTGGAGAACTATAAGCAGCAGTCCGCCGCCACATTCCGGCCGAGTTTCGTCTTTGGCGAGCCAGGAGTCGTCGGCCCGAGAGCCATCGACCTGAAACTTTCCAAGGCAGAAGCAGCAGCCGTGAG GGAGAAGATAGTGATCCCAAAATCCATGCCCTTCATCACCTTGTTAGGTGACCCGGCGAGCCCACCGATCATTAGCGGAAACGACACGGCGGCCAAGATGGGCGACAACGGGAGGGCTCTGAAAACCTTCCGCTCTCCAACCGTTGCGGTTAATTCCAACTTCTTCCTAGCTGCCTACATCCAGTTCGAG AACACAGCTCCGGTCCCGGATGTCGGGCAGAGGGGAGGGCAGGCGGTGGCAGTTCGGGTTTCTGGAGACAAGGCTGCCTTTTACAATTGCAGCTTTTATGGGGAGCAAGACACTCTGTATGATCACAAAGGTCTTCACTACTTCAAGAATTGCTTCATCCAGGGATCAGTGGACTTCATCTTTGGATACGGCAGATCTCTGTACGAA AATTGCTACCTCAACTCCGTAGCGAAGAAGGTTGCAGCACTAACTGCGCAGAAACGGAACATGGCGTCGATGGAGAGCGGGTTCTCGTTCGTCAGGAGCACCATCACGGGAAGCGGCCTGGTGTACCTGGGGAGGGCATGGGGAGACCATTCGAGGGTCGTCTTCTCCTACACATTCATGGACAAGGTGGTCATACCACAAGGCTGGAACAGTTGGCGCATCCACCGCCCTGAAGC CAGAAGCGGGGTGTATTACGGGGAGTTCCAATGCGGTGGGCCTGGTGCTAACTGGACAGGCAGAGTTCACTGGGCTCGTCTACTGACCCACGAGGAAGCACAACCTTTCCTGGGGACGTACTATGTCAATGGCGATTCATGGCTTTTAGGACCACCATCAACGTAA
- the LOC103995510 gene encoding probable pectinesterase 53 isoform X2 has product MAPHLTTIHYLFPSVRVLTFLSLASLSASLENGDDFVRWVSWNVENYKQQSAATFRPSFVFGEPGVVGPRAIDLKLSKAEAAAVRYIVSQDGTGNYRSIREAIGTIPLHNTRRVILEIRPGIYREKIVIPKSMPFITLLGDPASPPIISGNDTAAKMGDNGRALKTFRSPTVAVNSNFFLAAYIQFENTAPVPDVGQRGGQAVAVRVSGDKAAFYNCSFYGEQDTLYDHKGLHYFKNCFIQGSVDFIFGYGRSLYENCYLNSVAKKVAALTAQKRNMASMESGFSFVRSTITGSGLVYLGRAWGDHSRVVFSYTFMDKVVIPQGWNSWRIHRPEASGVYYGEFQCGGPGANWTGRVHWARLLTHEEAQPFLGTYYVNGDSWLLGPPST; this is encoded by the exons ATGGCTCCTCACCTTACCACTATCCACTATCTCTTCCCCTCCGTACGAGTTCTCACCTTTCTTTCCTTGGCATCTCTTTCGGCCTCCCTGGAGAACGGAGATGATTTTGTGAGATGGGTGTCTTGGAACGTGGAGAACTATAAGCAGCAGTCCGCCGCCACATTCCGGCCGAGTTTCGTCTTTGGCGAGCCAGGAGTCGTCGGCCCGAGAGCCATCGACCTGAAACTTTCCAAGGCAGAAGCAGCAGCCGTGAGGTATATCGTAAGCCAGGATGGTACTGGCAATTATAGGAGCATAAGGGAAGCCATAGGCACAATCCCGTTGCACAACACGAGGAGAGTGATATTAGAGATCAGACCAGGGATCTATAG GGAGAAGATAGTGATCCCAAAATCCATGCCCTTCATCACCTTGTTAGGTGACCCGGCGAGCCCACCGATCATTAGCGGAAACGACACGGCGGCCAAGATGGGCGACAACGGGAGGGCTCTGAAAACCTTCCGCTCTCCAACCGTTGCGGTTAATTCCAACTTCTTCCTAGCTGCCTACATCCAGTTCGAG AACACAGCTCCGGTCCCGGATGTCGGGCAGAGGGGAGGGCAGGCGGTGGCAGTTCGGGTTTCTGGAGACAAGGCTGCCTTTTACAATTGCAGCTTTTATGGGGAGCAAGACACTCTGTATGATCACAAAGGTCTTCACTACTTCAAGAATTGCTTCATCCAGGGATCAGTGGACTTCATCTTTGGATACGGCAGATCTCTGTACGAA AATTGCTACCTCAACTCCGTAGCGAAGAAGGTTGCAGCACTAACTGCGCAGAAACGGAACATGGCGTCGATGGAGAGCGGGTTCTCGTTCGTCAGGAGCACCATCACGGGAAGCGGCCTGGTGTACCTGGGGAGGGCATGGGGAGACCATTCGAGGGTCGTCTTCTCCTACACATTCATGGACAAGGTGGTCATACCACAAGGCTGGAACAGTTGGCGCATCCACCGCCCTGAAGC AAGCGGGGTGTATTACGGGGAGTTCCAATGCGGTGGGCCTGGTGCTAACTGGACAGGCAGAGTTCACTGGGCTCGTCTACTGACCCACGAGGAAGCACAACCTTTCCTGGGGACGTACTATGTCAATGGCGATTCATGGCTTTTAGGACCACCATCAACGTAA